ggtTAGTAAAACCTTCATTTTTGGTTAGTGACAAGAATTACACAAGTTAAAATACAGCAGACAGTGAAGCAGTATTTCCTCTTTCTGACACTTCTTGCTGCTCAGTCTTGGAGTTCAAAGAAAAACTAAGTGAGGTTAGAAaacaatatattatatttaattaaaagttgGCATTACGTTTTCTTCCAAATATGAACAAATCAGGGTAATAAACACATTAGAACACGGTCTGTATTTCAGTTCCATCTGAGCATACACAATAAATccttcttgggaaaaaaaaaaaagagcaagcaTCATAACAAGAACttttgagcagaaaaaaaaaatcttcagttttTCTCAAGTCCTCCCTTCATATTCTCTGAAACACCAAATGGAAGAAGACACTTAAAACCTTACATGGTACGCAAAATATgccagagaaggggaaaaacaaatgaCAAGTACAGGACTTCATCCTCAGGATAACCACACACAGCTGCAAGGTTAGCACTGATgcttcacacacacaaatgcaaTGGTCAGCTGCTCGTTTATCCCCTGCCAACAAAATCATCTTTGAGAAGTATTAGGCATTCACTTGGTAGCAGTTTCAGCATCACCTCAGAGCAGATGCCTTCCTGCCATGGGAAACACAGAACGGGCtccacctcagcagcagctaaaATCCTGCAAGACAGGCTGGACAGAAGCAGCTCACAGGACTGAACTTCCAGATTAACTGAGAAGTTGGTCAACTTTCTTTGAGTTTAATATTGTTTGTTGCAGGAAAAAATTACGattcatcttctttttccttttgaattgAAACCGTTGTACTTTAAGGTTAACTGCCTTTAGTATTGTTTTGATAAATTCTGCACTTTTTTTACTACCTGGCCTTAAAACAGCACTTAAATAGTCAAACttgctatttttcctttcaaaaaaaaatttaacgcaggtgttttcttctgtatttgaAATTCCTTACTTACTCCTTACTCCTGATATAATTTAATTCCAAGTGGGCTCTTGAAGAGCCTTCTAAATATTTCAAGAATTCTCAGAAGGAAGAATTTTAGGGTTCTAGGTAGGTATGATAGTATGAGAAAGTTTTTACTGACATAGATGAAAGGAAGAGATTTAAAACAATCACTGTACTAAAACCCACAATTCCAAAAATAGCTTGTCTCAGACTATGAAGAGTTTTTAGGCTCTGAAATTAGTAAGACTTATTTTTTGGGCCATAATTATTTGACAAAGACGCAATTacaaattccattatttttagAAGTCTTTAACGAAACCAAACTCAGATTAAATATTAAGCTGTTAAATACTTTATTCTCCAACTATTTTAGTTTTGGTGAAAAATGAACAGTTAAGCTAATcaccatttaaatattttcaatctTCTCTAATTTTaaccagaaataaaattataattctctgttaaactggatttttttttcccccaatatttCCTAGCAACAACTCAGTCTGCAAAATTTTGAGTGACCTTTGCTGATCTGCAGTTTCCAGTCATTTTTGCTTCAGTaggggttttggttggtttttgctTCATCAGATGTGCAATGCTTTAAGAGcatttcttttacagaaaaaggTACAAGAGATAAATTGTTCTGTAAAACTACTCtattccccccccccttttttttaattataggaaagaaatgaagatataaaaatggaaatgagcAGGAACCAGTTTTAAACATATGTCCTTATGAATAAGGCTTAATCACACACTTCGTTTTCCAAACACAAAAAGTCTTTTGGAAatgtattaattaaaattaagtgCCATGGACAAGTGCTTCAGAGGGATGGCAGTCCTTTTCAAATTAGCATAGCACTAGCGACAGGCATGGAAATTGGTTTAATAACCCTAAATAGTTACACCCCACTCCTAACACAAATGGCCACGGACAGCTCGAGCCCCTGAGGCTGCGACTGTACCAGTTTTGCGTGGTTGCTCTGACATTGGGTGGGTATTTCCAACCCCAACAAAAAGCACTGAATGCACCTCTATtatgatgattattattattatataattactAGTGAAGCATACAAGGCACCAAAGCGTTGAACAACAGAAACCAGAAAACCAAAGTAACCCAACACGAGCGACACGGAGAGCTCGGCCAGCGCGAGACGCACTTTGAAACTTGTACGAACACAGTCAGTATTGGCAAGAGATCATTAGCTCAGTCATGATATTAAGTGGCCCAAACCCCAGGTGCAGATCTAGGGTTAAGCTGTagacagaacagaaaaccaAGCAAAGGGATAAGCAGAGTTTTTAAAGAGATTTCCTTCCCTGCCATGTTTTTCATAGGGGTGCTCAGAGCTAGGCTAGCTGCTACAATAACCCCAGTCAAACACCACTTTCAGGGCACAGCATTCCCCAGCAAGTGTCAGAATACACAGCCTAAACCCTTGCTTGCTTAACTCAGAGTCAGACATAAACAACATTTCTTTTGTGTGCTCATGATTCAGGagaaagtggagaaaaaaatgcaaaaccctGCTGATAAGGAGCTGAATATCCGCAAGCTTTTCCCAAGTATTCTGATCATTCCCCTAAGttcacacagctgctcctgccacatcCATCTCTGCTTTACCTGACTCCAGCAGGGGTTTTGCAGGGACTGCCAGCTGGTTTTAGAGACATGTAGGACAGAGAAAATGGTTATTCAtgtcttttatttattataaatacatataaatatgtTAAGTCaccttttgctttgtttatcaTGATGAGCAACGACTTTGGAAAATCATCCGGAAAACTTAACCAAGCTGAGAAACAGGCAAACAGCAAGCATTAGCATACAATCACAGGTTCCTCTCAGTCCAAGAAcgggttaatttttttaagagagaaaagaaaaaaagcatcttaCTTTGAAGCATCAATTGTTTTAGCAAGAGTACTGGACTTCCCCCCTCCCATGAGCTCTGACCAAAGGATTTCCATTTGGATTTGCGGGTGCAGTCCAACCCCAGCTGGCTACACAGAGCCCCCTCCGCCCACGATTCTGCAACATTGCATAGTTTGCAGCTGGATTttgcttccccttcctccttttaatctatttttaacACAGGTCGACCATGCCAAAGCAAATTCACTGAGGTTTCCATTTCCAgatctctctccctctctttttttctataGTTCTCTTTCAAAACCGCTCAAAAACTTTGTAGCTCAGAGCAAGCGAAAAGCAACATTACGCTCACAATCCACTGACAGGCTGGGAAGGAAATAACTCTACAGATGAAGTTGCATGTGAGGGGGGGGGGTTACTAAATAAAGTAGAAagtgggtgttttgggggggttccAGTGAATTGCCAAATATTTCCAGATGGGGAGGGGAGGTATgaagaacaaaagagaaaacccAGACTTAACTGATGGAAGGAAGCCAGGGCTGATGGCAGTGGGAAGAAAagtgcagagaaagaaaacaaacgaaccaaccaaaaagaaaaaaaaaaaaaaaccaaaacaaataaaaaaaaaaaaaaggaaaaaaaaaaagaaaagcccgAAGAAGGCAGAAGTCAAGGCTTGTCGTTACAGTGTTTGCAGAGGGCGGAGGCGGCTCCTGTGAAGGCAGTGCATTTCTCGGGGCAGCCGGGCACGGCCGCGCCGCCGAAGGGGTACACGGGCGACTGTCCGAAGGGGTTGAGGGTGGCGGGCAGCGGGGCGCTCAGCGCCTGGCCCTGGTTCAGGTAGGCCACCAGCCGCCGCATCTCCTCCAGGGCCTGCGCCTGCATGAGGATGTAGTTCTTGGCCAGGAGCAGCGTGGCGATTTTGGAGAGTTTCCGCACCGAGGGGCTGTGCGCGTAGGGGATGACGGAGCGCAGCCCGTCCAGCGCGTCGTTCAGGTCGTGCatccgccgccgctcccgcgcGTTGATGCTGAGGCGCAGCGAGCGCTGCTCCTTGGGCTTCTTGCCCAGGGCTCCCCCCTTCAGCTTCCCCTCTCTCTCGAAGCCCGCGCCGCCCTTCACGCCCGCCTCGAAGCCGTCCTCCTCGTCGCCGCTCTGCTCGCCGCTGCTCTCCGCGGACTTGCCCATCGCCCCGCCGTGGAAgtccgccccgccgccgccggggtAGGCGCCCCGCGGGCCCTCGGCGCCCCCGCGCACCGCCCCGTAGGCGAAAGCCGAGGGCCCGTAGCCCGGGGCCAGCGCCAGGTACGCCTCGCTGCCCAGCGACTTGAGTTCAGCCATCGCCGGGAACCCCGCTCGGCCGCCGCTGCCTGGgcgctgaggaggaggaggaggcggccccgccgctccgctccgctcggCGCTGCgcccgggctgggggcgggCAGTGAGCGCACAACGGCCCCGCCGCACTTATATCGGCGACAGGGGCCGCGGGGACAGCCGCCGCCAATCGCAGGGCAGCGcgctcccttcccttcccttcccttcccttcccttcccttcccttcccttcccttcccttcccttcccttccctcttcccttcccttcccttctccttccctccttccctctcccttcccttcccttcccccttcccttccctccttcccttcccttcccttcccttccctcccttccttcccttccccttcccttcccttcctcccttcccttcccttccctccttccttcccttccttcccttcccttccccccttcccttccttcctccttcccttccttcccttcccttccttccctctcttctcccttccttccttccttcccttcttcttcctccttccttccctcctccttctccttcctcctccttcccttcccttcctggaTGCTGGAAGCTCAGGGAAGCACCAGGGCACACCTGGTGCTTGAGATCCAGTCATGGTGGTTTAGGTGGGGTTGACAGAGGAGGCACCTGTTGTGCAGGGACATTTCCAAGGTAAAGGCCCTTCCTATTCCCATTTTCTTCAGGAGCTCACACTGTTCCTCCCTTCCATGTGGCAGAACAGTTTAGATCTGTGATGACCCAGCCCTTCTCTGAAGAAGGGACCCTGTGTCCTCCCCAGCTGTGGGTACCAGCAACAGAGTGTGACGCTGGGACAGGAAACAAACAAATGGTCTGCAGGGTGGGAGGAATCATCACTGGGACTGCTGCTGTCTGATCCATGGAGGAGAATCTGAGGCAGCCACTGGCAAAGGTGGAGCTGCATGAAGAAGAACAAGGATGTTTAGTCCCATATTCCTGCATCAAGGTGACAACAAGGGCCTAAACTTTAATGGCAACAGAAAGAGACcccaatttctttcttttctagaGGTTGGAGACTGGTTCATATTACTGAGGTTTGTTTTACAGACAGCATAAGGGCATTCCAGGCTTTCTCCATGTGCCTGGTCCAGGCCCCTCATGTGCCTGGTCTGCCTGGAAAGGATGGGATGAATCCTGAATCCAGTGCAGTGACACATAGCTGTGAGCAGGTGGATATTGCCTGCAGGCAGATGCAACCAGTTGCTGCAGATGCACCTGGCAGTTTATCTGCTGTAGTAAATAGCCTGGCTGTTACAGTGACAGGAGGCTTTTTCCAgatgtggtttgtttttctcagGCCCTCTTGAAGTGCACTTCGCCTGTCCCCTTCCCATcagctccctgtgtgctgtgtgctaACGTGAAATGACGAGCTTGTCTCCCTCCCTTGTCCACAtcagagccaggagagctgagatgAGCAGTGACACAttcagccccagctgtgcttgcagagctctgcctgaaCAAGGCTATTCCCCTGCAATCCGGGAGgttgtgtttctgctttttggAGGAGTGGAGCACACAAAACTGGCTCTGTCCGAGCCTGGCATCAGTGTGTGCAGCAGGTTTGTCCATCATACTTTTCACCGGAGTTCTCTTACCTCACCTCCAGTGTTTGAATGTTACAATATGGTCACATCTCCCTTTTGCTCCCCTTATCAGGCTTATCCAACCATGAAGACCAATTACTGATTTTAGTAACTTAATTGTTTTATGAGAATGGAACCACTTAGCTACTCCTGGGACAGATCACTCTATATATTCATGGTGACACTCTACATATCCACTGTGACTTTCAAGTGCAAGTGAGCACAGCTTAACTTCTTCTCATCTCTGGAGCCAGTCCCATACTCCAAGACCAATGGAAGGAGGTACCAGAATATCATCACTGGCACAAGTAATTCCCATTAAAAGATGTAGAGGAAATGTTAAAAGCAGGAGTGTCCCCTGCTAgtaattatttacatttttggtAACGTGTTAAGATCTTGCAATGAGAAGCACCAGTACTGTTATAAACTTTCAGGAATTCTGGTTGTAAAGACATTCTGCAAATACTGCCAGCTTTCTAAGAATGCCATGTGTATCTAAGTGGGCTAAAAATTAGAAGCAAACACTTCTCACACAGGCTCTCCTATGGTTTATTAAACAGATTAGTTCTTCAAGGGTTATTTCAACGCTGAAGGGTAGCTTGGGAGGTGCATCAGCTacagcagaacagagcaggaggatTTGATGCTTTGCATGTAATTCCAAAacacacagcagagagaaacCATTTGGAATCTGCATGAATCTGAAATTCACTCAGGTTTAATGTGCTACCAAGAAATGCACATGGAAGAATTTGCTTTGGATTTCTCCCTCAAATTGCAGCTGTTAATGGGCATCTTTGACAATACTCAACCTGGTTTCTCActgaaaatggagaaatgggaatttaCATTTTGACATGTTGGACTAgaacaaaaaaaggggggaaaaaaaggaagacaaaaaatatcagaaaggaGTGACTCATGTGGAAGACcatggcagaaaataaaatcttttccaagtgctttggggaaaaatggacATATGCAGTAGGAAATAAATCTATCACATGTTGTTGAGTATTTACCAGCTTTAAAGTGGGATTTATTTCTTCCAGTGTTTTACATATTCAAAACTTgctgtaaatatttaataattaatagcAGATTATAATTGCTGATTATAACAGGTGATTGTAACAGGTATTGTAAGTTCCTCAGGACAGGACTCATACCTTCACTAAGACTCTTTCAAGtcacaaacattttaaaaataaaaagcagcatcAATGATTTGGTTACTACAGACCCTACATGTCCTTCCCGGGAGTGGTGTCGGTTTGTCGGGATGGGTCTGTCGGGCCGGgatctgtctgtccctgctgggagcGGTGCGGTCTGTCGggatgtgtctgtctgtcctcctgggctgcaggtcTGTCGGCTGTCGGTCTGTCGCCGGACGTGGGTCTGCggatgtgtctgtctgtccttcctgGAGCGGTGCGGTCTGTCGGGAtgggtctgtctgtctgtctgtccctgccgGGAGCGGTGCGGGTTTGCCgggctgtgtctgtctgtccctgccgGGAGCGGTGCGCGTCTGTCGGGCCGGGGTCCGTCTGtccccggggccgggctggcggTCCCGTGCTGACATCTAGCGACCACCGGAGGGGAGCGGGCACCCACTGGCCCcagcacccccccccccccggctccTCGGCATGGAGCCGGAGGTGAGCAAAGCTGCAAATTCCGAAGTGACCCCCAAGGCTGAGGGGCGCAGTGAGAGCCGGGTCTCGGTGCGATCCCAAACCTGTGCTGTGGTACCGGGAAATACAGCCCTGCCCACTGCGGCAAGGATCTTATATCCAGGCAAACACAAGGAGGGTGGAAAGCAAAGAGGTATTCAAGCATTTAAATGTGTGATTGGATCATTTTCTGTGGGTACCAAAGGAGGTGGGATGAGCGGAGTTACTCTGCTGGAAGCTCCCTGGAACTGCTAGAAGTGGTGGGTGGATGTTTCATCCCCTGTAACAGCAAGAAACAGCAAGAACAACTGTAGGAAAAGCACAAGCAGTGGCAATTCTGTGCTGGGTCTGGCTGTTTGGTGGGCAGAGATAAAAACTCCAGGTGGGGAAAGCAGGCAGAGCTCACTCTGGCAGGTGTATGCCAAATCCACAGGTCTGGACTGGCCAGAGGTCATGGAAGTGTGATAGGAGTGCAACAacaactggagctgctgaagtgtttgtgtttgtgctggCTCCCTGTTTATCCCTTGTCTGCTACACAGCTGAGGCTTtcctcccaaaaattcctgagGCATGCAGGAATGTACCAGTTTTATCCAGGGAAAGGAAGATCTTATGGCTGAGGCACAGGACTCTGGATATGAGACCCCTGTTCTCAGTCCTGCAGCTCACTCGGCTCCTAACATGGAGTTTGACTCTGCTTAATTTCTGATAAATTAGGTGTGTGTGTAGACCCTGTGCTTGTGACCCTCCTACAGTAATTGTGTATTCATGGTGATATAAAAGGCAGTGAAAACTTCCACTGCTGATCCTGCAAAGATCACCACAATTCCTACAGCTTTTAAGAGCAACATGAAGAGTTTCAGTACAACAGAACTCTTGGATTGTTCTTCAGACAAAGTCAGGCTTTCACCAGGAGTCATCTATTCAAGGACCTAGGAGGGCATTTTGTGAAGGAGACTTCTGAAAGGGAAATCTTCATGCAACTTTAAAGGTTGTTTTGAAGAGTTTATTCAAAGTTAGAGTTTGTTTAACAAGTACAAGCCTCTAGGAGAGGTTTTGCTCTGCTTATGTCACTCAAGTCATACTTTTTCCCCTTCACTAGATGGCAGCAAGAAGATAGCTATAAGGATTTGCAGGATtagtattatttttataaaatacagtAAACAGAGAGTTTTCAATTGGTTTCTTGTTTGAATGGATTTCTTTAGCAGCCCCCTTAGACTGAAAGCTCTcaacaaccaaaccaaccagCAGCAAGGTGGTTAAGAGCAGTCGCAGAGGAGTCTGAAACATCTCTTTTCCAGGTGGGAGAGGAGAGACTCGGCGTGGCCGCGGGTTTTGCTGCGTGTTTCAGCGGGGAAGGAGCGATTATCCGGTCTGCAGGTCCCTCTGCTGGCAAAGCCTCTTCTTGCATCAGCCGGGCTCGGAGGCAGCGGCggtgctgcagggaaggttTGCAGGGCGCAGGAGGGACAGAACACCCAGCCAGCCTCGGGTGTGCCACAGGAGCCCCTGCCCTGAGGAGAACAAGGGCACATCATCCTCTCTCTCCCATCTGGCTCTGCTTCAACCTAGCAGAAGGATACGGGATGTTTAAATAGGATGTGCAGTTCTTGCTGCTCCCAAGTCCCAgactccttttcctgctcctcctgcccggTCTCCTGACACTACCAGCCCTTCAGCACTAGGACAGAGTTCTTCATGGCACCTAAAAATGCATGGACGATCCTTAGGTCTGGCTCCCTCTAAAAACCGAGCAGCCCTCATTATTCCttctgcagagggaagggatgtACAGATACTGAGCCCTGCACAGAGAGGAGTTAGCAGGTATTTTCAGGGAAAGCTTGAATTCTCTTATGCAGAACTTCATCCCAGAACTTCTGAAGAGAAGGCAGTGACAGGGACCCCAGTCACCCCCTTGGATAGCAAGTAAAGGTGTTGCCTTCCTTcaatggaaaaaacccaagagcCAGGGGGAAACATGGGGGTACATGATACCCATGGGAAGGTGCTTGGTTTGCCAAGAGGAAAGTATTGATGGAAGTAGCAGGATGCAGA
This genomic window from Zonotrichia leucophrys gambelii isolate GWCS_2022_RI chromosome 20, RI_Zleu_2.0, whole genome shotgun sequence contains:
- the BHLHE23 gene encoding class E basic helix-loop-helix protein 23, translated to MAELKSLGSEAYLALAPGYGPSAFAYGAVRGGAEGPRGAYPGGGGADFHGGAMGKSAESSGEQSGDEEDGFEAGVKGGAGFEREGKLKGGALGKKPKEQRSLRLSINARERRRMHDLNDALDGLRSVIPYAHSPSVRKLSKIATLLLAKNYILMQAQALEEMRRLVAYLNQGQALSAPLPATLNPFGQSPVYPFGGAAVPGCPEKCTAFTGAASALCKHCNDKP